The DNA region CCAGCGGCTGGACCGGGCGGGTGCACCGGCACGGCCGGCTCGTCCTGCTCTCCGGGGCACTGGTCGGGACGGCCACCGCGGCGGCCGCACTCACCTCCGGGATCTGGGCGGTACTGCTCTGCCTGGCGCTCGCGGGCGCCGCGCACTGGGTGGGCGACGCCTTCCGCACCGCGATCTGGAACCGCTCCATCCCGGACGAGCTGCGCGGCCGCGCCGCGGGGCTGGAACTGCTGGTCGGTTCGGCCGGACCGGCGCTGGGCGACCTCCGGGCCGGCGGCCTGGCCGCCCGGTACGGCATCCGGGCCGCGCTGCGCACGGGCGGCCTGGCCTGTCTCGCCACCAGCGGGGTGCTCGCCGCCGCACTGCCCGCCCTCTGGCGGTACGACGACCGGACCGACCCGCAGGTGGCGGCGGTCCGGGCGGCGCGGCGGACGGACGGACCCGCGGAGGGGCCGCCGACGGGTGCGGCGGCCTGACCGCGCGACGCCCGCCCGGTACGGGATCGGGTCCCATACCGGGCAGGCGGCGGGCCGCAGGGCCCCAGGGCCGCACGGCCGCACGGCCGCACGCCCGCAGGGGAATCCGGCGCAGTCCCCCGCCGGGCGCACGCGCCGAGCCCTCGGACACCGGAGGGCAGGCCCACGACGGGCGACGGCCCGCCCCGGTGTCAGGCCTCCTGGTTGTCGAGCCAGTGCACCAGCACGGCACGCTCGGTGTCGGTGCCGACCGGATGCGCCGGATCGAGCGCCCAGGCGCGGATCCGCCGGACGGTCTCCGGGTCCAGGTCCAGGTAGAGACGCCAGTGGGCCCGGGGGTGGCAGTCCGCTTCGCGGGGCTGGCCGCACTCGTGGCAGTGGGTGAAGAAGGCGTCGACCATACGGTGCACGATCGTCTCGGCGGACATGTACGGCGGTACTTCCTCACGTGCTCGGCTCGCGCCGCCGGACTCCACGGACCGGCGGGCCCGCACTCCAGGGTGCGGGCCCGGGCGGGCGGACGGGAGGGACCAACGTCCCGGGCACGCCCGAGGCCCGGTCCCCGTGGGGGTGGGGACCGGGCCGTTCGGGAGGGTCGCTCGGGGCTGGTGGGGGCCGACCGGGAGACCCCCGCCCCGGAGGGGCTCGGCGGGAGCTCCCCCCGGGGAGGGCCGTGCGGCGGAGCCGTCGGAACGGGCCCCGGTCGGGGCGGGCCCCGTCTCAGCCCCGGCCGGCGGACTTCTGGGTGCGCCGGGAGACCGAGTCGAGCACCACGGCGGCGAGCAGCACCGCACCGGTGATCATGTACTGGATGGCCTGGGCGGCGTGCACCATGTCCAGGCCGGTGGTGATCGACTGGATCACCAGCATGCCGAGCAGGGCCGACCAGGTGGTGCCGCGCCCGCCGAAGAGGCTGGTCCCGCCGATGACGGCGGCGGCGATCGCGCTCATCAGCACGTTGCCCCCGCCGAGCAGCTTGTCGGCGGAACCCTGCTGGGAGGCGATGAAGAGGCCGCCGAGGCCGGCCAGCGCGGCGGAGATCATGAACACCGAGATCCGGATCCAGGCCACGTTGATGCCGGCCCGGCGGGCGGCCTCGATGCCGCCGCCGACCGCGAAGATCTGCCGGCCGTAGGAGGTGCGGCGGAGCACGAAGTCGGTGAGGACGACCACGCCGACCAGCACGACCAGCGGCAGCGGCAGGCCGCTGTCCTGGTTGAGCGTGTAGGCGCCGACCAGCGCGACCACGGCCAGGCCGCCGGTGCGCAGCGCGATGTCGCCCAGCGGGCGGGCCGGCAGTCCGGCCGCGGTGCGGCGGCGGGCGGTGAGCAGCTGGGCGGCGAGGAAGCCGCCGATGGCGAGGACGGCGAGCAGCCAGGCGAACGAGATGTCGCCGTCGCCGAGGAAGTAGTTGTCGAGGTGGGCGACGACGCCGTCGTTGATGTTGTTGACGGTGCCGAGCTTGCCGAGCACGAAGTCCTGGAGTCCGCTCCAGGCGAGCATGCCGGCCAGGGTGACGACGAAGGCGGGTACGCCGATCTTGGCGAAGAAGAACCCGTGCAGGGCGCCCATGGCGGCGGCCGTGAGCAGGGCGATCAGGATCGCCAGCCACTCGTTGACGCCCTGGCGCACGGCGAGGACGGAGGTGACGGCGGCGCAGACGCCGGCGACCGAGCCGAGCGAGAGGTCGATCTCGCCGAGCAGCAGGACGAAGACGACGCCGACCGAGATCAGGCCGTAGCCGGCGATCCACTTGGTGATGTTGGTGAGGTTGTCGGCCTGGAGGAAGTGGCCGGTGACGCTCTGGAAGATGACGGCGATCAGGATCAGACCGATGACGACCGGCAGTGAGCCGAGGTCGCCGCTGCGGATCTTGCGCCGGAACTCCTCGGCGTACCCGGCGAGGCCGCCCTGGCGGACCAGCAGGCGCGGGTCGCCCGCGGTCGCGCCGCCGTCGGCGGGCCCGGCGGTGGGGGTGGTCTGGCTGGTGGTCACTTCGCTTCCTCCGCGATGCGTGCCTGGCGCCGGGTGACGGCGTTGTCGGTGGCGCCGGTGATGGCGGAGATGATCTCCTCGGGCGTGGTGCCGGCGACCGGGAAGGCGCCGTTGTTGCGGCCGAGCCGCAGGACGGCGACGGTGTCGGCCACCGCGCGGACGTCCGCCATGTTGTGGCTGATCAGGATGACGCCGAGGCCGCGCTGGCGGAGCCGCTCGACCAGGTCGAGGACCTGCGCGGTCTGTTCGACGCCCAGGGCCGCGGTGGGCTCGTCGAGGATGACGATCCGCGGGTCGCCCACCAGGGCGCGGGCGATGGCGACGACCTGGCGCTGACCGCCGGAGAGCGCGGCGATCGGGATCCGCACGCTGGGGATGCGGATCGACAGGGTGTCCAGCAGTTCCTTGGCGCGGCGCTCCATGGCGACCTCGTCCAGCGTGCCGCGGCGGCGCAGTTCGCGGCCGAGGAACAGGTTGG from Kitasatospora sp. NBC_00458 includes:
- a CDS encoding sugar ABC transporter permease gives rise to the protein MTTSQTTPTAGPADGGATAGDPRLLVRQGGLAGYAEEFRRKIRSGDLGSLPVVIGLILIAVIFQSVTGHFLQADNLTNITKWIAGYGLISVGVVFVLLLGEIDLSLGSVAGVCAAVTSVLAVRQGVNEWLAILIALLTAAAMGALHGFFFAKIGVPAFVVTLAGMLAWSGLQDFVLGKLGTVNNINDGVVAHLDNYFLGDGDISFAWLLAVLAIGGFLAAQLLTARRRTAAGLPARPLGDIALRTGGLAVVALVGAYTLNQDSGLPLPLVVLVGVVVLTDFVLRRTSYGRQIFAVGGGIEAARRAGINVAWIRISVFMISAALAGLGGLFIASQQGSADKLLGGGNVLMSAIAAAVIGGTSLFGGRGTTWSALLGMLVIQSITTGLDMVHAAQAIQYMITGAVLLAAVVLDSVSRRTQKSAGRG
- a CDS encoding ATP-binding cassette domain-containing protein — its product is MVHVTGAPVLALRAVSKRFGAVQALTDVDLDVHAGEVVALVGDNGAGKSTLVKTIAGVHPIDEGTITWDGRPVRITRPQDAQALGIATVYQDLALCDNLDVVANLFLGRELRRRGTLDEVAMERRAKELLDTLSIRIPSVRIPIAALSGGQRQVVAIARALVGDPRIVILDEPTAALGVEQTAQVLDLVERLRQRGLGVILISHNMADVRAVADTVAVLRLGRNNGAFPVAGTTPEEIISAITGATDNAVTRRQARIAEEAK